One segment of Bradyrhizobium sp. CB2312 DNA contains the following:
- a CDS encoding Gfo/Idh/MocA family oxidoreductase: MSELRIAIVGFGKIARDQHVGAIAAVPGAALAAVASRNASLPGLPHFATVEELLEQGPPIDAVSLCTPPQVRRAQAAAALAAGKHVMLEKPPGTGVAELDPLVAMAAKAKRTLFATWHSRYAPAVEPAREWLATRRLKSVHINWKEDVRVWHPGQAWIWEPGGLGVFDPGINALSILTRILPQPVFVTAAELAFPANCQAPIAAYLTLTDIDGLPVTAEFDFRQTGPQSWDILVETDEGQMTLSRGGRIMALDGKVVAEAPDEEYRELYRRFVALTATGTSDVDLAPLRLVADAFLLGKRTLVEPFVD; this comes from the coding sequence GTGAGCGAACTTCGCATCGCCATCGTCGGCTTCGGCAAGATCGCACGCGACCAGCATGTCGGTGCGATCGCCGCGGTCCCGGGCGCGGCACTCGCGGCCGTCGCCAGCCGCAACGCATCGCTGCCGGGGCTGCCGCATTTCGCCACCGTCGAAGAACTGCTGGAGCAGGGACCGCCGATCGATGCGGTCTCACTCTGCACGCCGCCGCAGGTGCGGCGCGCCCAGGCCGCTGCGGCGCTCGCGGCCGGCAAGCACGTGATGCTGGAGAAGCCGCCGGGCACCGGCGTTGCCGAGCTCGATCCGCTTGTCGCGATGGCGGCGAAGGCAAAGCGGACGTTGTTTGCGACCTGGCATTCGCGTTACGCACCGGCGGTCGAGCCCGCGCGCGAATGGCTCGCCACGCGCCGGCTCAAATCGGTGCACATCAACTGGAAAGAAGACGTCCGCGTCTGGCATCCCGGGCAGGCCTGGATCTGGGAACCAGGCGGGCTCGGCGTGTTCGACCCCGGCATTAACGCGCTGTCGATCCTGACCCGGATCCTGCCGCAGCCGGTCTTCGTCACCGCGGCCGAGCTCGCATTTCCAGCCAATTGCCAGGCGCCGATCGCCGCGTACCTGACGCTGACCGACATCGATGGCCTCCCTGTTACCGCCGAGTTCGATTTCCGCCAGACCGGGCCTCAGAGCTGGGATATCCTGGTCGAAACCGACGAGGGGCAAATGACGCTGTCCCGGGGCGGCAGGATCATGGCGCTCGATGGCAAGGTTGTTGCCGAGGCGCCCGATGAGGAATATCGCGAGCTATATCGGCGCTTCGTCGCACTCACCGCGACCGGAACGAGCGACGTCGACCTGGCGCCGCTCCGTCTCGTCGCCGACGCGTTCCTGCTCGGCAAGCGTACCCTGGTCGAACCGTTCGTGGACTGA
- a CDS encoding FadR/GntR family transcriptional regulator: MTSRIVVIPTRRAHSNHAEVARSIGVDIIAGRYAEGTRLPGDAEMIAMFGVSRPVLRESVKTLVAKGLLSTKARVGTVVRERGAWNMFDADVLAWHLDAGIDKRFLNDLAEIRLAVEPRAAMLAAVQRSEEDIAELRRSMERMRREASDSVGFADADLALHVAVARASGNLFMRSIGHVIEAALRASFLLSAPVESEDRDTVLLWHQKIVDAIAAGDAEAASEAMIYVIHNGMRRHEGTVIETAPVDPLPSVDTGE; the protein is encoded by the coding sequence TTCCGACCCGGCGGGCCCATTCCAACCACGCGGAAGTGGCGCGTTCGATCGGCGTTGACATCATCGCCGGCCGCTATGCGGAGGGAACGCGCCTGCCCGGCGATGCCGAGATGATTGCGATGTTCGGCGTGTCGCGGCCGGTGCTGCGCGAGAGCGTCAAGACTCTGGTCGCCAAGGGGCTGCTAAGCACCAAGGCGCGCGTCGGTACCGTCGTGCGCGAGCGCGGCGCCTGGAATATGTTCGATGCCGACGTGCTAGCCTGGCATCTCGACGCCGGTATCGACAAGCGCTTCCTCAACGACCTCGCCGAAATCCGTCTCGCGGTCGAGCCGCGCGCGGCGATGCTCGCCGCAGTGCAGCGGTCCGAGGAGGACATCGCCGAGCTTCGCCGCAGCATGGAGCGCATGCGGCGCGAAGCCTCCGACTCGGTCGGCTTCGCCGATGCCGACCTCGCGCTCCACGTTGCCGTGGCGCGTGCGTCCGGCAACCTGTTCATGCGCTCGATCGGGCACGTGATTGAGGCCGCGCTTCGCGCCTCGTTCCTGCTCAGTGCTCCGGTCGAGTCGGAGGACCGCGACACCGTGCTGCTCTGGCATCAGAAGATCGTCGATGCGATCGCCGCGGGCGATGCGGAAGCAGCATCCGAGGCGATGATTTACGTCATTCACAACGGCATGCGCCGTCACGAGGGCACGGTGATCGAGACCGCCCCGGTGGACCCGCTGCCATCGGTAGATACTGGAGAATAA